GTAAGCATCAGAATGTGCCTGATCTATTTTTAGACAATCCATGAATTGAATAATCGCTTCATCAATTAATTCTTGTTGAGCAAGACATAATCCATATTGGAAATGGGCTTCTGCATCTTGATCGTTAAGCTCAACACTTCTTTGTAAATAAGGGAGAGCGAGCCTTCCTTTTTCAAGTTGCACTAGTGTTAACCCGAGCATAAAGTAATTGTCACTTGTTTCAAGCCCTTTTCTCATTGCCAATTCAAACATATCTTTTGAACGATCAAATTGTTCATTACTGAAGTATATATTGCCTAGGCTGTAATAGGCAGCTGCTGCATTTTCATCTATCATGATTGCTTTTTCGTAAAATTTGATTGCCTTTTCTTCCTGACCAACTGCAGAAAGGACATTTCCAAAATTGATATATCCAACCGCATCCTTTGGATTTTCCGCAATCGCTTCATTAAAGGCCTTTGCAGCATCGGACCAGTTTCCATCCTGCATAAATTGAACACCTAATTGGTTTTTATCCATTTACTATCCACTCCGTTCATCAATTGAAGTATACCATATTTCCTTTTTGACATTAAAAATGAATATGAAAAACTGCTACTACTAGAAATTGAATTATAAATTCAACAAGAGTCCCAAAACTAAAAAAGTGAGTTGTGTTAAATATAATTGCATCACAAATAAAAACCCCGTACTCCTTTTGGAGAAACCGGGGTGTGTTCTTATCCAACATACGTTAGTCGTTCACCATTTTTAAAGACTTTATCAATCGTTCCACCACCAAGGCATTCATCTCCATCGTAGAAGACAACAGCTTGTCCAGGGGTAACAGCTCTAATTTGTTCATGGAACAGAACTT
The Neobacillus sp. PS3-40 genome window above contains:
- a CDS encoding tetratricopeptide repeat protein, with product MDKNQLGVQFMQDGNWSDAAKAFNEAIAENPKDAVGYINFGNVLSAVGQEEKAIKFYEKAIMIDENAAAAYYSLGNIYFSNEQFDRSKDMFELAMRKGLETSDNYFMLGLTLVQLEKGRLALPYLQRSVELNDQDAEAHFQYGLCLAQQELIDEAIIQFMDCLKIDQAHSDAYYNLGVAYGFKEDSIKALEMFNHALEIQPDHILAGYGKKIMEKGI